The proteins below come from a single Aegilops tauschii subsp. strangulata cultivar AL8/78 chromosome 6, Aet v6.0, whole genome shotgun sequence genomic window:
- the LOC141026111 gene encoding uncharacterized protein → MCALFWNIRGFGHDGRRRQLVEYIRDEHIDIIAIQKTMHMDFYLPELDSLSSDLFTWHWLPSSGNNGHSGGILLGVKDATFEVGGMDRGEFFISMEIFERALNFKWEVIIVYGPANHSRSPTFLAELQQKISASPLPVVVGGDFNLIRSPDEKNNDRVNRPRMQMFNDCIAELGLRELERTGARFTWTNRQANPTHSVLDRVLVSPEWELRCP, encoded by the coding sequence ATGTGTGCCCTCTTCTGGAACATCCGCGGCTTCGGCCATgacggccgccgccgccagctAGTTGAGTACATCCGTGATGAGCACATCGACATCATTGCCATCCAAAAAACCATGCACATGGATTTCTATCTTCCCGAGCTTGACAGCCTTAGCTCCGACCTGTTCACCTGGCATTGGCTCCCTTCTAGTGGGAACAATGGCCACTCGGGTGGCATCCTCTTAGGTGTTAAGGATGCCACCTTTGAGGTGGGAGGTATGGATCGGGGCGAGTTCTTCATTAGTATGGAGATCTTCGAGCGTGCGCTCAACTTTAAATGGGAGGTCATCATCGTCTACGGACCGGCAAACCACAGCCGCTCCCCGACCTTCCTCGCCGAGCTGCAGCAGAAGATCTCCGCTTCCCCCCTCCCTGTTGTGGTGGGAGGTGACTTTAACCTCATCCGCTCCCCGGATGAGAAGAACAATGACCGGGTTAATCGCCCCCGGATGCAGATGTTTAACGACTGCATCGCGGAGCTGGGCCTCCGTGAGCTCGAGCGCACGGGGGCCCGGTTCACCTGGACTAACCGCCAGGCGAACCCGACGCATTCTGTCCTTGACCGCGTCTTAGTTTCCCCGGAATGGGAGCTCAGATGCCCCTAG